Part of the Pseudomonas sp. ADAK13 genome is shown below.
GTCGGGCACGCAAGAGCAGCAAAACCCTAACCAACCTTCTGCCGCCCAGCGCGGCAAGGACACCACATGTTCGCAATCAAACTCACCCTCATACTGCTGGGCGCTTTGCTGTACCTGGTCGGTAGCGGCTGCTGGTTCTTCTGGATCGCTCCTCGCCTTCTGGCGGACGGCGAAACGGCCGACATCCTCTACGCCTTCGCCGGCACCTGCGGCTGGATGCTGATCACCTTCGGCTTGGTCATTCACATCATCAAGACAGCGCGGCCCACGGCGGCCGGCGGGAGGTAGCTATGGACGGAATTCACTTCCTGTCGCATGACGAGGTTTGCACGCTCACCGGCGCGAAAACGAAAGCTGGCCAAGTGCAAGTTCTCAAAAGAAACGGCATTCGCCACACCATCAAACGCAGCGGGTGGCCTTGCGTCATCGCATCGGCACTCACCGGTGAAGCTACAGGTGTAATAGAAAAGCCGAAATGGCAACCGCGGCTGGTGGGGTAAATGGGACGAAAACCTACCCGGCCGGGGAGTATTCCCCGGCTACGCGAAAGGAAGCGCGGCGACACGACGTATTACCTTTACGACACAGGCGGGACGCCACGCAAAGAAATACCATTGGGCAAGGACTATGGGCTGGCAATTTTGGAGTATGCAAAGCTTGAAAAGAGCCGCGTGTCCCAGGCCATGGCGCAGGACGTACTTACTTTCGCCTATGTCGCTGAAAAATACATGCTGGAAGTTGTTCCAACAAAAGCGCCGGCGACGCAGAAAGACAACGCCAGAGAGCTGAAGCAGTTACTTGCCTTTTTCAATGACCCACCTGCCCCGCTGGAAGCTATTGAGCCCCAGCACGTTGCCCAATACTTGAGACATCGAGGAAAGACCGCACCTGTTCGTGCAAATCGCGAGAAAGCGTTGCTCAGCTCGATCTGGAACTTCGCCAGGACCAGCGGCTACACGTCCTTGGCCAATCCCTGCGCCGGTGTTAAAGGCAATAAGGAAAGCGGACGTGACATCTACGTCGAAGATGAAATGCTCGCGATGGTGTATTTGCACGCAGACCAGCCGCTAAAAGACGCGCTCGATCTGTTCTACCTGACAGGTCAGCGTATCGCTGACACCCTCAAAATGGATGAGCGCGATATCAGGGAAGATCGCCTGGCTGTGCAGCAAGGAAAAACCAAAGCCAAGCGACGAATTGAAATCGTTGGGGAGTTGAAGGTTGTGATCGACCGAATACTGGCCAGGAAAGACAGCCATAAAATCCGTTCCAGCAAGCTCATCGTAATGGACAACGGGCAGCCCATGACCAGCAGTATGTTACGGGGGAGATTTGATGCTGCGAGAGAAGCTGCCGGCGTAAAAAAGGCAGACTTTCAAATGAGGGACCTGCGCGCAAAGGCTGGTACCGATAAGGCGGAATCAAGCGGGGATATTCTGCAAGCCAGAGATCAGCTTGGGCACACAACCGTGGTGATGACAGAGAACTACATCCGCAAACGCATCGGCAAAAAAGTTACGCCGACGAAGTGAATTGCGGAAAGGAGAAGAATATTGCGGAAAAAAACAAAGAGCCAGCCAAGTCCTAAAACCCCGCAAACCCTTGAATATGATGGTGCCCGAAGCCGGAATCGAACCGGCACGCCCTTACGAGCGGGGGATTTTAAGTCCCATGCGTCTACCAGTTTCGCCATTCGGGCGGTAGCGCTATACAGCGTGCCAAGCAGCGTCTAAAGCCGCTGAGCGTTGCAGCAGGCTAGGGAATATATAGATCCAGCCCCCTCGATGCAAGGTCGGGGGCGGCCTTTTTCAAACAAACAAGCTGCACCCCGGCAAACAAAAAAGCTCGCCAGATCAGTGATCTACAGATTTAGTCGGCGGTAGCGGGCAATGGTGAGGCGCACCGGTTCGCCACGTCCGGCACTCGCCCCCAGGCGTACTACGAAAAATAAGTCATTACCGCAATAACCACCGAAACCCAAACCAGGGTCATCAAAAACGACAGCGCAGCCAACGTTTTGCCCATTTGCCTACTCGCCCCGATGAAAATTGCTTCAGTGAGTCGCCCTTATACCTTCCCCGGGTACTCCGTGGTGCTATCCAGCGCCGCGTGAGAATAGCCAAACCTGGCACGTTCTGCCTAAGCAAACTCAACCAGCCCGCAAGGCCGCCAGTTTCAGCCCGAAGCCGATCAGGAAGACGCCCGCCAACTTTTGCAGCCCTTGGGAGACCTTGGCATTGGCGCGCAGTTTCGCCGCGAAAAAGCCGGTCAGCGTTACCACAATCAGGCCGTACAGCAAGGTCAACGTCGCCACCGTGGCGCCCATCAAGGCGAAGGTCTGAAGGCCAGGGTTGGCCGCCGGGTCAATGAACAACGGGAAAAAAGCCATGTAGAACACGATGGTTTTCGGGTTGAGCAGCGCGATGGTTGCGCCCTGGCGCAGGTAGTGCCGCGGCTTGATGTCGAGGATCGGTGCCGCGCCAGGCTTGGCGAACAGCAAGCTCACACCCAGCCACATCAGGTACGCCGCCCCCAGCCATTGCACGGCGTGAAACGCTACCGGGTGGGTCTGCAGAATCGCCGCCACGCCGGCCACAGCCAGCCACATCAGTACCTGGTCGCCGAGGATCACGCCAAAGGTCGCCGCCATACCGGCGCGGAATCCGCCCTTGCCCGTCGACGTAATCAGCGCCAGGTTTCCCGGGCCCGGAATCAGCAACAGGATGATAAAAGCGAGCACAAACGAGCCGTAATCAGTCACACCCAACATGGGATTACCTCAATGGAAAAATGAACGGGATAGGCCCGCACCCTCTTTCATAACGCCACTGAGCCGCTGTTTATTCCCTGATACCCGAAAATCGCCCTCCCCGGCTTTACAGCTCCTGCGGCTCCCGGAGCCATCTGATACGCTTTTTTCTTGTGCATCTGCCCCTGTATCGAAATTCTCCCAGCCCTGACAATACTCCCACTCCCGACACGCCCGTGGAGCCCGACAGGAAACGTCCTGCCGGCCCGTTCATTTCGGAGGCCTTATGGCTAAGATGGCATTTTTCCTGTTCGGTTTTCTTGCACTGACCATCGCGATTGGTCTGCTTGCCACCATCTCACCGGTCTAGGGTTCACCGTCAGCGTACTCAGCGAAACGTAACCATCTCAAAGTCCGCTGACGTTCCCGCCGACTGCCTTGCCAGTTCACTGATCGCTATCGTGCGTACCTGTGCCCCTTCGTTCCACGGGTTGGTGTAGCTCAGCATGCCCGTCGCCGGGTTGATCTGGATGATCGCAAAGGCGTGCCCGTCGCCTCTGGACCAATCCCCATTGCGCGCCGGCTTGCCGCCGAACACCACCGCCGCCTGGCTGCCCACGGCACTGGCGTTTTTCAGCAGGAAGTCGGTGATGCCCTGGGGGGTGTTTTCGGCATCGGCCAGGCGCTGGTGATCGCCGTATTGGCCCGCCAGCAGTTCCATGACTTTATTGGTGGGCAATGCGCCCTTGGCCGGGTCGAGCTTGAAGTACTGGAACATCGCGCCGACCACTGCAGCGGCAGGTGGATCGCCCTTGCCGTATTGGTCCAGGTCGCCCGCCTGTAAATGGTAGACCGTGGTGGGGTCGCCCGGCAGGCTGACATTGAAGCTGCCATCGGCGTTTCTGGTAACGCCCTTGTGCAGGATCGCCGCCCCCGTGCGCGTATTGGCGAACGCCCTGACTACCGAGATGCCGACGCAATCACCTTCGCTGGTCTGATTCAGGTGGGTGCCGACCGGCTCTGCGATCAACGCCCCGCCCTGCGTTGGCTTCCACGGGCCGGCGTCGATCACGCTGCCCTTGGCATCGCGGCGCAGTGCATTGATGCTGCCATCGGCGCTGTAGCTGCCGTCACTCAGGGACACGACGATGTTTTTTACATCAGTACGCAGGTTCTCCCGCGCGCCGCCGTCCCGCTTCATCGCGTCCTGAAACGCCTGTGCTGCAACGATGATGCGCTGGCGTGTGGCGTCGTCCGGTCGGGCGCCACGGCTTTGGTCCAGGGCCTCGAGCAGTTGATGGTAGGTGGTTTCAATAGCGCGAATGCCAACCTGGGGAGCGGCAACGGCTGTGCCGGCAGACGCCATCGCGAGGGCAAACGTGAGGAACGAAAAACGCAGGTGTTTCTGATAACGACCAGGGATTGGGAGCACGGTCGGGCATCTCGGATAAGGAAGTTTGGAAGCGATACGTCGAACCACCCTCCCGTTCAATCGCTTCGTGCCACAACGTCCCGTAGCAGGCCTGAAAACAACGGCGAGCATGCAATAAGCCGCCAAAAAACGTCAATGGCGGCCTGTGGCTATGCCCGGCAGTGCTTCAGCCGGCAAAAAACATCGGATACAACGACAGCACCAACAACCCCGCCATGGACCAATTGAACAGCCTCAACCAGCGTGGCTCGCGCAGCACATTGCGCAAGCCGCTGCCGCACCCGGCCCATACACAAACGCTGGGCAGGTTCACCAGGGCAAACACCGCTGCAATCAACAGCACGTTGGTGACATAACCCTCGGCAGGCGTGTAGGTGGTGATCGCGCCCAACGCCATGACCCAGGCCTTGGGGTTGACCCACTGGAACGCCGCTGCGCCGAGAAAGGTCATGGGTTTGCGCTTGTCATCGGTGTCATCGGACATCGCGCTGGAGGTCGCAATCTTCCAGGCCAGGTACAGCAAATACGCCGCCCCCACATAACGCAATACGGTATAGGCCCAAGGCAGCGCCTTGAACACTTCGCCGAGCCCAAGGCCCACGGCGATCACCAACAACATGAAGCCAATACTGATGCCCAGTGCATGGGGAATCGAACGGATAAAACCGAAGTTCACCCCGGACGCCAACAACATCGTGTTATTGGGACCGGGCGTGATCGAGGAAACGAAGGCGAACAGCGCAAAGGCTGACAACAGGCTTGAAGACATGAACATGGCGCGACATCCAAACGAAATACAGTGGCCACGACAGTAGAACGTTGCGCCTGTGTGCGCCCCGTACAGCTACGGGGAGATACAGGCATACACTTTTTGTCAGGCCTGAGCGTTCAAAAACTCCCGATAGCGCGCCACCGTTTGCGCAGTTTGCTCGACCATCGGCAAGTGGCCCACACCGTCCATACATTCCAGCCGGGCATGGGCAATGCCCTGGGTCCACGTTTGAGCACTGGCGATTGGCGCCATCCGGTCCTCGCGGCCCCACAGCAGCAAGGTGGGAACCTGCACATCCTTGAGCCAGGGTTCCAGTCGCGGGCTGCCGGAAAAATCCGAGAAAATTTCCGCAAGCGCATCGCGTCGCTCGATATAGGCCTGTGCTTCAGCGGCCAGCAGCACTTCCGGTATCCACGGCGCAGATGCCATGGTCATCGAGAAAAACCGGTCGAATTGTGCCCGCGAGTGAATCAGGAAAGGGTTGTCGCCCTGGTTCACCAACTCTTCCACTTCATTGGGCTGGGGCAAGAGCACGCCGACCGGGCCGATCAACGCCAGTGACACCACACGCTCGGGGTGATGTGCGGCCAGCCAGGTGGCGACATAACCGCCCATCGAGCTGCCGACCACATGGACGGCATCGATCCGGCAAGCATCCAACAGTTCGATCAACCTCTGCGCCTGGGCCGCGATGCTGTAGTCCGCGCCGTGCTCGAAAGGGTTTTTGCCATGCCCGGCAAGGTCAGGGATGACAACGCGATAGTCAGCGGTGAAGTGCCGGGCAAAGCCGAACCACACGCCTTTGTCGGCGCTGAAACCGTGGATCAATAACAGCGGCGGCGCACTGACAGGGCCACCTTGATAGGTTGCCAACGTCATACGCTGAATGGACACCAGCACCTCTTTCAGCCGAGCACGCCTCGCTTCCACCGTCGCAATGAGCGTAAACAACAGGTTCCCGACCCGTGGGTAGGTCCACCACACCCACACTGCAGCCACCACCAGCAAGACGACGATCACGAGCATCAAAGCTTCTCCGAACATGGAAACGACATACACGATTCCAGACTGCGTACGACGAGAAGAATTACAGCATGCCTATGAATACCTTCCAACAAACGGTCGATGGTTCGTGTTTCGTCGACCGGTGACCGCCCCGCCGCCGTTAACTGTCAGACAACGAGGAAGTGATTTGCGCAATCGCGTCCTGATCCATCTGGTCCAACGTGCGGTAGTGGTTGATGATCAACGTTTCCTTGTCGCTCAAGTCGTCCTGGCTGATAACCGCCCGTTCCCCCGTCAGCACGTAAAGCACGTCCACGCCCTTGCCCCGGATGGCGATCAGGTAATCGGACTTGGGCAGCCGCGCACCACTTTCATAGTGCACCTGGGCATTGGCGGCGACACCGCCAATCGCGCCGAATTCCTGCTGGGAGAGCCCGAGCGCCTTGCGTTCTTCTTTCAGGCGGGCGCCGAGCCGATCGTCCATGGTGGGTACCTCAATAAGCGTGTTTAACACCCACCATACGCTTATGTGCAGGAGCAGGGTCCATTCATTCGGATAGGAGCCTATAAGGCCTCCCCTTGCATCGCTCTGCCTCATTCCTCAGGATAGTGTTCTTGAGCTCAACATCGGCAAGGAAGCAGCAGGTTACCGAGGCCGAACCCACATGACGCTCCATGAAGATAATCCGTTGGAGATACAGGCGTGCGCGCGCCAGAAGCATCTATGGTTCTGGGTGCCTGTCGGTTTTTTAATTGTTTTTTTAACGATTACATCGATGATTTTTCTGGGGGCAAACCCACCTGAGTGGATGTTTGTTGCGCTCAGCTTTGGCTGGGTGATCGTTGCGTTGACGCTGCTGATGAAACTATCGGGTGCGCGCTGCGCCAAGTAAGGTGCGCCATCACTCAACCTGGGGCCGGAACCCACAACGTGAAACAACGCACATTTATGGAATTCCAATATTGAAGGTCAAAAATTGACCAAATAATATCGGGCTCCACCCGAGCGCTCACTTCTATACGGATATTGTTCTGCGCCTGCTCGGGCTCCCACACGTGCGCAGGCAATTAAACATTGAGGTTTGCCATGCGTCTTTCCACACTCGCGCCAGCCACCGCCCTGCTCAGCCTGCTCACCCTGCCCGTCCATGCCGCCGATCTGTCTGCCCTCACGGGAGC
Proteins encoded:
- a CDS encoding DUF4224 domain-containing protein; translation: MDGIHFLSHDEVCTLTGAKTKAGQVQVLKRNGIRHTIKRSGWPCVIASALTGEATGVIEKPKWQPRLVG
- a CDS encoding site-specific integrase, translating into MGRKPTRPGSIPRLRERKRGDTTYYLYDTGGTPRKEIPLGKDYGLAILEYAKLEKSRVSQAMAQDVLTFAYVAEKYMLEVVPTKAPATQKDNARELKQLLAFFNDPPAPLEAIEPQHVAQYLRHRGKTAPVRANREKALLSSIWNFARTSGYTSLANPCAGVKGNKESGRDIYVEDEMLAMVYLHADQPLKDALDLFYLTGQRIADTLKMDERDIREDRLAVQQGKTKAKRRIEIVGELKVVIDRILARKDSHKIRSSKLIVMDNGQPMTSSMLRGRFDAAREAAGVKKADFQMRDLRAKAGTDKAESSGDILQARDQLGHTTVVMTENYIRKRIGKKVTPTK
- a CDS encoding LysE family transporter; protein product: MLGVTDYGSFVLAFIILLLIPGPGNLALITSTGKGGFRAGMAATFGVILGDQVLMWLAVAGVAAILQTHPVAFHAVQWLGAAYLMWLGVSLLFAKPGAAPILDIKPRHYLRQGATIALLNPKTIVFYMAFFPLFIDPAANPGLQTFALMGATVATLTLLYGLIVVTLTGFFAAKLRANAKVSQGLQKLAGVFLIGFGLKLAALRAG
- a CDS encoding LysE family translocator — encoded protein: MFMSSSLLSAFALFAFVSSITPGPNNTMLLASGVNFGFIRSIPHALGISIGFMLLVIAVGLGLGEVFKALPWAYTVLRYVGAAYLLYLAWKIATSSAMSDDTDDKRKPMTFLGAAAFQWVNPKAWVMALGAITTYTPAEGYVTNVLLIAAVFALVNLPSVCVWAGCGSGLRNVLREPRWLRLFNWSMAGLLVLSLYPMFFAG
- a CDS encoding alpha/beta fold hydrolase translates to MLVIVVLLVVAAVWVWWTYPRVGNLLFTLIATVEARRARLKEVLVSIQRMTLATYQGGPVSAPPLLLIHGFSADKGVWFGFARHFTADYRVVIPDLAGHGKNPFEHGADYSIAAQAQRLIELLDACRIDAVHVVGSSMGGYVATWLAAHHPERVVSLALIGPVGVLLPQPNEVEELVNQGDNPFLIHSRAQFDRFFSMTMASAPWIPEVLLAAEAQAYIERRDALAEIFSDFSGSPRLEPWLKDVQVPTLLLWGREDRMAPIASAQTWTQGIAHARLECMDGVGHLPMVEQTAQTVARYREFLNAQA
- a CDS encoding helix-turn-helix domain-containing protein; the protein is MDDRLGARLKEERKALGLSQQEFGAIGGVAANAQVHYESGARLPKSDYLIAIRGKGVDVLYVLTGERAVISQDDLSDKETLIINHYRTLDQMDQDAIAQITSSLSDS